One segment of Streptomyces sp. XD-27 DNA contains the following:
- a CDS encoding methyltransferase: protein MDIDQRYAYEAEEPRPEEPAADESVPGKSVPDASAADEARIMQLAAGGGFARALAVAARLGIADILDGGRLPYHEIAARGGADPDVTRRLMETLTLCGVFERDACGDYGLAAAFARLRGSHPRSLRNFCVLMAETYDDAFAGLPHTVATGESGFERVFGKPLYAYLAGDPEAERVFDAAMAELARPVVAELARRADFGTVRRVIDIGGGDGTVLAGVLAAHPLLEGVCVDRPSVCERARARLRAGAGERPADGRLAFRPADIFAEVPAGGDRYLLKNVLHDWDAERRLRILTVVREAMLRTEATRATPRLLIVEPLQESDADGAHTLFQMVMCGKDTELFTGPEMHKLVQTAGFTLLSAERLAGGHHVFECVAVAS from the coding sequence ATGGACATCGATCAGCGGTACGCATACGAAGCGGAAGAACCGCGGCCTGAGGAGCCGGCGGCTGACGAGTCGGTGCCGGGCAAGTCGGTGCCGGACGCGTCGGCGGCCGACGAGGCGCGCATCATGCAGCTCGCCGCCGGTGGCGGCTTCGCGCGTGCCCTGGCCGTCGCCGCCAGGCTCGGCATCGCCGACATCCTGGACGGCGGGCGTCTGCCGTACCACGAGATCGCCGCACGCGGCGGCGCGGACCCGGACGTCACGCGGCGCCTGATGGAGACGCTCACGCTCTGCGGGGTGTTCGAGCGCGACGCGTGCGGCGACTACGGGCTCGCCGCCGCCTTCGCGCGACTGCGCGGCAGCCATCCGCGGTCGCTCCGGAACTTCTGCGTCCTGATGGCCGAGACCTACGACGACGCCTTCGCCGGGCTGCCGCACACCGTGGCGACCGGGGAGTCCGGCTTCGAGCGGGTCTTCGGCAAGCCCTTGTACGCGTATCTGGCGGGCGACCCCGAGGCCGAGCGGGTCTTCGACGCCGCGATGGCCGAACTCGCCCGGCCCGTGGTCGCCGAACTCGCCCGGCGCGCCGACTTCGGCACCGTACGCCGGGTGATCGACATCGGCGGCGGGGACGGCACGGTGCTGGCCGGGGTGCTCGCCGCCCACCCGTTGCTGGAGGGCGTGTGCGTGGACCGGCCCAGCGTGTGCGAGCGGGCCCGGGCGAGGCTGCGGGCGGGCGCCGGTGAGCGGCCCGCCGACGGGCGGTTGGCCTTCCGGCCCGCGGACATCTTCGCGGAGGTGCCCGCGGGTGGCGACCGCTATCTGCTGAAGAACGTCCTCCACGACTGGGACGCCGAGCGGCGGTTGCGCATCCTGACGGTGGTGCGCGAGGCGATGCTGCGCACCGAGGCGACGCGGGCGACGCCTCGGCTGCTCATCGTGGAGCCGCTCCAGGAGAGCGACGCGGACGGCGCGCACACGCTGTTCCAGATGGTGATGTGCGGGAAGGACACCGAGCTGTTCACCGGGCCGGAGATGCACAAGCTGGTGCAGACGGCGGGGTTCACGCTGCTGTCGGCGGAGCGGCTCGCGGGCGGACACCACGTCTTCGAGTGCGTGGCCGTGGCGTCCTAG
- a CDS encoding cation:dicarboxylate symporter family transporter, whose protein sequence is MAAQTSPAGQPTRRTPRDRTHYLYLAVIAAVLLGVAVGFAAPDVAVELKPIGKGFVNLIKMMISPIIFCTIVLGVGSVRKAAKVGAVGGLALGYFLLMSTVALAIGLLVGNILEPGSGLHLTSEAAKAGQGQAEGASESTTAFLLGIIPTTMVSAFTTEKVLQTLLVALLVGFALQGMGKAGEPVLRGIGHIQRLVFRVLSMIMWAAPVGAFGAIAAVVGETGTDALKSLAVIMIGFYVTCALFVFLVLGTLLRLVAGVNILHLLTYLGREFLLIVSTSSSESALPRLIAKMEHAGVSKPVAGITVPTGYSFNLDGTAIYLTMASLFIAEAMGDPLSIGQQISLLLFMIVASKGAAGVTGAGMATLASGLQSHRPELVDGVGMIVGIDRFMSEARAVTNFAGNAVATVLVGTWTKEIDKDRMREVLAGRLPFDEATLADDAHGGGADGHEGPKENAPKEAAGV, encoded by the coding sequence GTGGCTGCGCAGACCTCGCCCGCGGGACAGCCGACGCGGCGGACCCCGCGGGACCGGACCCACTATCTGTACCTCGCCGTGATCGCCGCGGTGCTCCTCGGCGTCGCGGTGGGCTTCGCCGCGCCCGACGTCGCCGTGGAGCTCAAGCCCATCGGCAAGGGATTCGTCAATCTGATCAAGATGATGATCTCGCCGATCATCTTCTGCACGATCGTGCTCGGCGTCGGATCGGTCCGCAAGGCCGCCAAGGTCGGCGCGGTCGGCGGGCTCGCGCTCGGCTACTTCCTGCTGATGTCCACCGTCGCGCTCGCCATCGGCCTGCTCGTCGGCAACATTCTGGAGCCGGGCAGCGGGCTGCACCTGACCTCGGAGGCGGCCAAGGCCGGACAGGGCCAGGCCGAGGGCGCCAGCGAGTCCACCACGGCCTTCCTGCTCGGCATCATCCCGACCACGATGGTCTCCGCCTTCACCACGGAGAAGGTGCTCCAGACCCTGCTCGTCGCGCTGCTCGTCGGCTTCGCGCTCCAGGGGATGGGCAAGGCCGGGGAGCCGGTGCTGCGCGGCATCGGGCACATCCAGCGGCTGGTCTTCCGCGTGCTGTCGATGATCATGTGGGCCGCGCCGGTGGGTGCGTTCGGCGCCATCGCGGCGGTGGTCGGCGAGACCGGCACGGACGCGCTGAAGTCGCTGGCCGTCATCATGATCGGCTTCTACGTCACCTGCGCCCTCTTCGTCTTCCTGGTGCTCGGCACGCTCCTGCGGCTGGTCGCGGGCGTCAACATCCTGCACCTGCTCACGTACCTGGGGCGCGAGTTCCTGCTGATCGTCTCGACGTCGTCGTCGGAGTCGGCGCTGCCGCGGCTGATCGCCAAGATGGAGCACGCGGGCGTCAGCAAGCCGGTGGCCGGCATCACCGTCCCGACCGGGTACTCCTTCAACCTGGACGGCACCGCGATCTACCTGACCATGGCGTCGCTGTTCATCGCCGAGGCGATGGGCGACCCGCTCTCGATCGGCCAGCAGATCTCGCTGCTGCTGTTCATGATCGTGGCCTCCAAGGGCGCGGCGGGGGTCACCGGCGCCGGCATGGCGACCCTGGCGAGCGGCCTCCAGTCCCACCGCCCCGAACTGGTCGACGGCGTCGGCATGATCGTCGGCATCGACCGCTTCATGAGCGAGGCGCGGGCGGTGACCAACTTCGCGGGCAACGCCGTCGCCACCGTGCTGGTCGGCACCTGGACCAAGGAGATCGACAAGGACCGGATGCGGGAGGTCCTGGCGGGCCGGTTGCCGTTCGACGAGGCGACGCTGGCGGACGACGCGCACGGCGGCGGGGCGGACGGGCACGAGGGGCCGAAGGAGAACGCGCCCAAGGAGGCCGCGGGCGTCTGA
- the glgB gene encoding 1,4-alpha-glucan branching enzyme — translation MTSEARAERGVRPAPPLDPADRRRLLAGEHHDPHGHLGAHPVPGGVVFRALRPFARSVAVTAKGLRAQLRSEGDGFFAGVLPLTEVPDYRLLVTYDHDELELHDPYRFLPALGELDLHLISEGRHEQLWQALGARPMTHQGVTGTRFTVWAPNARGVRVVGDFTYWDGTAFPMRSLGHSGVWELFLPGVGEGALYKYEITRPDGGHTQRADPLARRTECPPANGSVVHASHHQWQDAAWLERRTEHRIHESPFSVYEVHLPSWRPGLTYRQLAEQLPAYVKDLGFTHVEFMPVAEHPFGGSWGYQVTGFYAPTARLGTPDDLKFLIDALHQAGIGVIVDWVPAHFPRDDWALAAFDGTSLYEHADPQRAAHPDWGTLEFDYGRTEVRNFLVANAVYWCEEFHIDGLRVDAVASMLYLDYSREDGQWTPNARGGREDLDAVAFLQEMNATVYRRCPGVVTIAEESTAWDGVTRPTHLVGAGGFGGLGFGLKWNMGWMHDSLGYVAHEPVHRKYHHNEMTFSMVYAYSENYVLPISHDEVVHGKQALVSKMPGDWWQRRADHRAYLGFMWAHPGKQLLFMGQEFAQGAEWSHEHGPEWWLLDDSYASAGDHRGVRDLVRDLNRLYTATPSLWQRDTMPEGFAWVTGDAWEDNVFAFLRFDAQGGPLLSVSNFSPVVRHEYRLGVPERIAAWHEVLNTDAAAYGGSGVANDEPMKAEPIPWHGRRTSIAPVLPPLATIWLRPA, via the coding sequence GTGACCAGCGAAGCCAGGGCCGAGCGCGGGGTGCGCCCCGCCCCGCCCCTCGACCCCGCCGACCGGCGGCGGCTGCTGGCCGGCGAGCACCACGACCCGCACGGCCACCTCGGCGCCCACCCGGTGCCCGGCGGCGTGGTCTTCCGCGCTCTGCGGCCGTTCGCGCGCTCCGTGGCCGTGACCGCCAAGGGGCTCAGGGCCCAGCTGCGTTCGGAGGGTGACGGCTTCTTCGCCGGGGTGCTGCCGCTGACCGAGGTCCCCGACTACCGGCTGCTGGTCACCTACGACCACGACGAGCTGGAGCTGCACGACCCGTACCGCTTCCTGCCCGCCCTCGGCGAACTCGACCTGCACCTGATCAGCGAGGGCCGGCACGAGCAGCTGTGGCAGGCGCTCGGCGCGCGCCCGATGACGCACCAGGGGGTGACCGGCACCCGCTTCACCGTGTGGGCGCCCAACGCCCGCGGCGTCCGGGTCGTCGGCGACTTCACCTACTGGGACGGCACGGCCTTCCCGATGCGCTCGCTGGGGCACAGCGGGGTGTGGGAGCTGTTCCTGCCCGGCGTCGGCGAGGGAGCGCTGTACAAGTACGAGATCACCCGCCCGGACGGCGGCCACACCCAGCGCGCCGACCCGCTGGCGCGGCGCACCGAGTGCCCCCCGGCCAACGGCTCCGTCGTCCACGCCTCCCACCACCAGTGGCAGGACGCGGCATGGCTGGAGCGCCGGACCGAGCACCGGATCCACGAGTCGCCGTTCTCCGTGTACGAGGTGCACCTGCCGTCCTGGCGGCCCGGCCTGACCTACCGCCAGCTCGCCGAGCAGCTCCCCGCGTACGTCAAGGATCTCGGCTTCACACATGTGGAGTTCATGCCGGTGGCCGAGCACCCCTTCGGCGGCTCCTGGGGCTACCAGGTCACCGGCTTCTACGCGCCCACCGCCCGGCTCGGCACCCCCGACGACCTGAAGTTCCTGATCGACGCGCTGCACCAGGCGGGCATCGGCGTGATCGTCGACTGGGTGCCCGCGCACTTCCCCCGGGATGACTGGGCGCTGGCCGCGTTCGACGGGACCTCCCTGTACGAGCACGCCGACCCGCAGCGCGCCGCGCACCCCGACTGGGGGACGCTGGAGTTCGACTACGGCCGCACCGAGGTACGCAACTTCCTGGTCGCGAACGCGGTCTACTGGTGCGAGGAGTTCCACATCGACGGGCTCCGGGTGGACGCCGTGGCCTCGATGCTCTACCTGGACTACTCCCGCGAGGACGGCCAGTGGACGCCCAACGCCCGCGGCGGCCGCGAGGACCTGGACGCGGTCGCCTTCCTCCAGGAGATGAACGCGACCGTCTACCGGCGGTGTCCCGGCGTGGTCACCATCGCCGAGGAGTCCACCGCCTGGGACGGGGTGACGCGCCCGACCCATCTGGTCGGCGCGGGCGGCTTCGGCGGACTCGGCTTCGGGCTGAAGTGGAACATGGGCTGGATGCACGACTCGCTGGGCTACGTCGCGCACGAGCCGGTGCACCGCAAGTACCACCACAACGAGATGACCTTCTCCATGGTCTACGCGTACAGCGAGAACTACGTCCTGCCGATCTCGCACGACGAGGTGGTGCACGGCAAGCAGGCGCTGGTGTCGAAGATGCCGGGCGACTGGTGGCAGCGCCGCGCGGACCACCGCGCGTACCTGGGCTTCATGTGGGCGCACCCCGGCAAGCAACTCCTCTTCATGGGCCAGGAGTTCGCCCAGGGCGCGGAGTGGTCGCACGAGCACGGGCCGGAGTGGTGGCTGCTCGACGACTCCTACGCCTCGGCGGGCGACCACCGGGGCGTACGGGACCTGGTCCGCGACCTGAACCGCCTCTACACCGCCACGCCCTCGCTCTGGCAGCGGGACACGATGCCGGAGGGCTTCGCCTGGGTGACCGGCGACGCGTGGGAGGACAACGTCTTCGCCTTCCTCCGCTTCGACGCCCAGGGCGGCCCGCTGCTGTCGGTGAGCAACTTCTCGCCGGTGGTACGCCACGAGTACCGGCTGGGGGTGCCGGAGCGGATCGCCGCCTGGCACGAGGTGCTGAACACGGACGCGGCGGCGTACGGCGGCAGCGGGGTGGCCAACGACGAGCCCATGAAGGCGGAACCGATCCCCTGGCACGGCCGCCGCACCAGCATCGCCCCGGTGCTCCCGCCCCTGGCGACGATCTGGCTCCGGCCCGCCTGA
- a CDS encoding RDD family protein, whose amino-acid sequence MPEEVGDIRRMLFAGIDCAITIVGGFSLAAQLAHGKGAATLGIGATLGIYVGCVFGVSFVNHVLGTLLFRTTVGKFLLVTRVVREADAGRPRFWQTVGRWLLGLTWLPMQPLRALILADGDPYEDACGLRYVRSRDLRR is encoded by the coding sequence GTGCCCGAGGAGGTCGGTGACATACGCCGCATGCTCTTCGCCGGGATCGACTGCGCGATCACGATAGTCGGCGGTTTCAGCCTCGCCGCACAGCTCGCGCACGGCAAGGGCGCGGCCACCCTGGGGATCGGGGCCACCCTGGGGATCTACGTCGGGTGTGTCTTCGGCGTCTCGTTCGTCAACCATGTGCTGGGAACCCTGCTGTTCCGGACGACCGTGGGCAAGTTCCTGCTCGTGACGCGCGTGGTGCGCGAGGCGGACGCGGGCCGGCCCCGCTTCTGGCAGACCGTGGGCCGCTGGCTCCTCGGCCTGACCTGGCTCCCGATGCAGCCGCTGCGCGCCCTGATCCTCGCGGACGGCGACCCGTACGAGGACGCCTGCGGACTGCGGTACGTACGGAGCAGGGACCTGCGCCGCTGA